In Acidobacteriota bacterium, the genomic stretch CCCAGCGTATCAGGGCCTTCATGGTCGTGCGTGGAAGCCACAATCACCTGCATTACGTCCGGCAACCGGCCTTCGACCTTTGAGCGCACCCTTAACACATCAGGGTGGAAAAGGCCGATCAGGTCTGCGGCGCACACCACGAGAGTCTTGCCGCTCGCCCCAATCGCCAGGCAACGCGCATAAAGATCATCATGGACGCCCGTTGCAACACGGTTGAATCCAAAACCGGCCATGTAGACCTTGCCGGCATGGACATCCGGGGTGATGGAAGATTTGGCCGCGCCGGCGCGCAGAGCAAACCCTTGCTGGTTAAACAACAATGCTGCCAGAAACAAGAAAAAGGCTCTTTGCTTATTCCAACCGTGTGCGATCACTGCCTTTCATCCTCCCTTCAGATGGCTATGCGAAAACCGGACGTGACATAATTGAGCTGCCATAGCACCGAAATTCAACCCGCCTCTTGATTTCGAACCCCGTCAAGTCCCCAAGCCGCAAGATTCTGCGGACTTGTGATCTCCTGTCGGTAACATCTCTCATACGCGTGGATAATTATCTGCAGTTGAAGGTCTGCTTGACCCGAGCTTTGGAGTCCTGAAGTATTGTTTTCGCGCCTTTCGCCACTCCACCATGCTCAAGCCCGAAGGATCAAACAGGATATTCCCTGCCCGCACCGTCATCCGCGCAACCAGCTTCACGTTTCCGTTTATCCTGGCGTTTCCGTTGTCCGCGAAGCTGTAGTCTCCATCTAGTTTCTCGAGGACGGCAATGTCCGCTTCTCGGCCGACCGAAAGCGTGCCGAGATCGGGCCGGTTGATTTCCAGAGCCGGGTTCAAGGTCGAGCGCCGGATCACATCTTCAAGCTGCATGCCCATGGCCAGAAATTTCGACATGACATTCGTCATGCTCTGCGCCGCCCCGACCATACTCCGGGAGTGCAGGTCCGTTGAAATCGAGTCTGGCAAGAAACCCTGTTCAACCGCTGGCACCGCATTCCGGAACCAGAAACTTCCCGCACCGTGTCCAACATCAAAAATGACCCCGCGCTTTCGCGCCTTCCACATGATCGGGTTGACGCGTCCGTTCGGAAGGACAATGGGAAACTGCTGCGCAAACACATGCGTATGGATGTCGCCGGGCCGCATCTTTCTCAGGATAAGGTCCGCGTAAGAACGCTTTGGCGGCCGCGGCCAGAAGTCCACCATCATAGGAACTTTCGCTAGTCGTCCGCATTCGAGCGCGCGATCCACTGCCGCCCAGGGCGGGTGTCCCGCATCCCAGGGCTTTACGGTCCAGTAATGCGCCGTCTTCACTCCCACGATCACATCCCGGTGCTTTTCGATCATCTCCGCACACAATTCCGGATCCCTCTGGTCGACTGTCTGCTCCAACCCGCCATTCATCCCGTTGGCAACAATGTTCAGAAAAGCCAGTACGCGGACCCGCGCATGGTCCATCACCATTTCCTTTTCGCGAAGGAATGTTTCCGCACCGGCACTTCCGGTGTCCACCACGGTGGTTACGCCTGAAGTCAGCATAAAATCTGCCGGTACGCCAAAAGGCGGGGTGTGCGACCTGGCACTCGGCGAATACCAATTGTCAGGCACGCCACCATAACCAATATGAACGTGGATATCCACTAACCCGGGTGTCACATAAAGTCCACGGACGTCAACCACCTTCCCTGCCAGCGTGGGCATGATGTCAGGCGCGATCGCGGCAATCTTTCCACGTGTGACGGCTACGTCCATCTTCCCGTTAAGGCAATTTGCCGGATCGATGACGTGCCCGCCCTTAAGCAGCAGGTCGTATCGTCGCGTTTTCAGCTTCCCGAGTGAATTTGCTCCAGATGGCTTCCTCACAGTTAATCTCCCGCTAGGCCCCTAAGAACCAGAGGCGGCCCTTTCCGCTGGGAGATACAACATTACCGCTAACCTGTGGTCGATCATGTCCATTCTCCCGTCTGCAATGTCCCAATATATTAGGAAACGCCGAGCGCCCACGCCAGTAGTTTGTTCAAGAACAAAGATAGGGCGCGTCTTAACCCACCAGATCGGCGAGACAAGCCTCATTTGCTCTCAGCGAGTATTTTTTTCATAGCTCAACACAAACTCAACTCGACTTTTCAATAAGTTACAGTTGGCAATTAACTTGCTAGTCACGTTAAGCAGGAAATACGTGTCTTCTTTGGACAAGGAGACGGGCCAACAGCTTTCTAGCCGTTTTGCTTTCTACCCTCGACGTACCCAGATGGAGAGGGTCGCCTCAGTTGCATAAAGTTAGTCCTTGCAGGGTTCCATTGGAGGCAGCAATGAGCAGCAGTGCCTATTCTGTGATTGGTGATCTTTACGGAGTTGAAACGAGCCGCGCACCCGTCCGAAAGGGCGGCTTGGGGCTGGTTATCATAATGCTTCTAGGCGGCATGTTTCTTTACGAGTCAATCCACCCGGTAATGCGCCTTAGAAGCGAGCCTCCTCCTTCCTTCTTGAAAGCAAATAGAACCACAGCCACAACCGGTGAACAAGATCCGATGGCAGAATCTTACTGGAATCTGGCGGCCAGCTTCGTGACAGAGAAGTATACTTACGGGGAATTCCTTCCCGTCAGGCCCCCGGAAGAATTTACAATGGCAATGGGTGGAGACTACGCTAACAGCTCTGTGTACTGGCAGAGGCTCCGCTCTTTGTGGAACCATCCGGAGAATTGGGTCAGGTCATACCAGTTGGACACAAGCTGGATTAGCGGTGCAATGGATTCTGCGCGTAAGATTTTTAAGAGCTACCTGAACGCCTAAGTGAGACTTCCAGGATGTTGCTTGACCACGGCTCCTTCCCGCCCAGGATGTCTATTCGCAGTCTGACGCATTTGAGAAAACATTCGCGGGCGGGAGGGAATTTCTGGACAAACGCGCGGCAAACCATTCCCGGAGTTCTGCACAACTTGCCATCCAGCGACAGAAATCAGCAGATAACACATTCAGACGAGAACTCTCTTGCTACCGGTGGCAAAAAGCATAGGATGTGTGGCCGTGACTGACACTCAAACCAGCTATTTTGGCGCGGTCGCAGTTGAACCGGTTGTTGTTGGGCCGGAATCCGGTTCGTGAGCGCGAATGTTCTGAGCGTCCTGGAAAGCCCTCTTTTTTTGCTCCTGCCAAAGCCTTCCATACACAGCCATCTCTCGATCGCTTTCCTGATTCTTATTCAGTTTCCTGTAGACCTGAGCGAGGAGATAGTGTGGACCGGGTGCGTCTGCATCCAGTTGAACCGCCAGCGAAAGCTGTTCTTGAGCTTCCTGTAACTTGTTCATCTCCGCGTAGGATTGGCCCAGCAAGAAATGGACCTGCATCATGCGTGGCTGCCCTTTTTGCGCTTTTTCCAGATACGGCACCGACTGCTGATATTCCCCCTGTTGCACGGCGATGGCTCCCAGGTAGAAGTTGATTAAAGGGTCTTCTGGAGATTCTCTGAGGGCCTGCAGGAACTCCGTTCGGGCAGGAACAAGATGCTTCGAGGCCCAGTAGGCTACCCCCATCGCATTGTGGATTCCGGCCGCCTGGGGGCGCTTCTCTAGAGCCAGTTGGTATTCTTTGATCGCCGCTGGATAGTTCTGCTCATTCGAGTAGATTTCCCCCATCAGAGCATGAAATTGGAAGGAATCCGGATCCAGACCTTTGAGCTTCTGCACCGCCCCAAAAGCAGCAGTCATGTAGAGCCGGGCGAGTTGGTAAAGAGCGTCAGCATCTTTGGGATTCTCCTCGACAAGCTTATTCAACTGTGCAATCGCAGCATCGCTTTGGCCCTTGGATGCGTAGGCTAATGCAAGGTAATACCGGCAGCGCGGGTGGGGATGCACCGTTGCCAGTTCGCGCTGGAAACTCTGGATGGCGTTCGTGAGATCATTAACGCCATAGTAAGAAAAACCAAGGTAGAAGTTCGCTTCCGGATAATCTGAATGCGAAGACAGGACCTTTCGGAACATCTCAATGGATTGCTGGAATCGATTCTCCCTCAAGTACAGCACGCCCAACCGCTTCAATACCTCGGCATCATTCGGCGCCCGCCGAAGGGCCTCCAAATAGGCCTGCTCAGCCGCAGGGTAGTCCTGCCGGGTTTCATAGGTCCCGGCCGCTTTCAGAAGCGACGTAATAGATGTCTGCTCTGACGCGATTGACATCGCAGGTAAACACAGCAGACTCGAAGCCAGGATAGAAATCAACGAAATCTGAAAAACACCACGACGACTACAAATTGGAATATGGCTTTCCAAGAACTTGGCCTGATTGCAATTCAAATAGTATCTGAGTGATTCACGTGCTACATTCAAGTAACTCTTTAGGTCTCGACTTTGGTGTTGATGCCGCTTGGCCCGAGGGTTGACAACTAAGTCGTCTGCGTCAAGGGTAATCGGGTCACGATTGCCTGAATCCGGCAACTTTGGATCCGCCAAGACATTCATTCTCAAACCTGGGTTTAGTTGGCGCGCCTGGAGGGGCTCGAACCCCCGACCTACAGATTCGAAGTCTGCCGCTCTATCCAACTGAGCTACAGGCGCGAGAATTCACTCTATCAGCTAGGAGCCATCCCTTGCAACCGAGGCCGGGGACGGCCCACTCCCCCTGGTTATCTCACAGCAGATACACGCAGGGACGCCGACTCGAGAGCCGGCGAACTGGCCTTGATGATGAGTTCGCCTGGTTCACCCGTACTCTGGACATTGATCGCTGCAATCCCCGTAATCGCGTCAATTTCCGTTGTGCCACCGAGCAGGCGTCCGGGTCCCGTCGCGGAAAACGCAATCCAGTTCTGTGCCGTCGGAACAATCGTTCCTGCGGAGTCAACCACATCAGCTTCGACAAAAATCACGTCGGCTCCATCCGCAACAAGAGATGTCCTGTCTGGTTTCAACACAATACCTTTTGCCGGACCGGCGGTACGAATCTGATGGCGGATCGTCGTATTCCCTTTCTTCCCTAAGGCCAGCAAGGTTCCCGGTCGATACGTCACCTCATCCCACACAAAAGGTGGATGCTTCAAGTGCGATCCGGGCAATCGTTCCTGAGTAAACTGTCCTCGTAATTCTTCTGTCTCGCTATATTGATCGACCAGCGTTCGGAAATTCTTCCAGACTTGCTCCTGTGTGGCTGGCCCACGCATACCCAGGCTCTTCCCGTTCAGGAAGAGTTCCACCGTGTCGCAATTGCTGTAAATCCTTACCTTGCGGCTGCGGCCCTCATCCTCTGGCCATGTCCAATGGCCCACGATGTGGACCATGGGCTTCTCCGCCCACTCACCCTGGAACAGGTAATAGGCCTCTTTCGGCAGACGCCACATGTCTGCAACGCCAAAATAATCATTGAATGGCCAGCGGAGAGTAATGTTGCCATCCAGAGGCTCCCAAAGCGTACGCGTGGCGGTCCCATTGACCTCGCCTGTATCAAACATGCACCACTTGGCCGTCCCCAACCAGGGCAAAGCATTCCATTGCATCAGATAACCTTCGCAGGCGATGGCCGTCTCACTGTCAGCAAAGACCGCGCTTCGTCCTTTCCGAATCAGGGCCGGACCTTCGCGCCCGCGTTCGCAATGGAACGATCCCCATTCGTTCCAGATGAATTTTTTCTCGGGGTGCTCTTTGTGCGCCTGCACCAGATCATCAATCGTGGTGGCGTCGATGATGTCGGTAACGTGCGGGCATCGTCCCGCCGTCCAGCGCGCAGGGTCAAGAGTATGCGTGTAGTCTGAAAGCTCCACAAAGTCCTGCGGATACTGATAACTGCTCAGGTCATCGGCAAAACCCCAGATGACAATAGAAGGATGGTTGCGGTCGCGCTCCACCATTTCTTTCAGTTGGTGCTTGATATTCCTCATCAGCCCGCGCGGGAACCTCGTGGCGTAAATGTTTGCTTCTTCGTCCAGAGGCGCGTGATACATGTGGATCTTGATGTTCGGAACTTCTTCCCAGACCAGGATTCCCAGCCGGTCACACGCATCGAGCACGGCCGGGTCCTGAGGATAATGCGACGTCCGAACAAAATTTACGCCCATATCCTTCATTATTTGCACGTCTTTCACGCCGATGGCATCCGGAACCGCATCGCCCAGAAATCCGTAGTCCTGCCGGCGATCCACGCCACGCAGAACAATCGGGACGCCGTTGAGCGTGAATCCACTTGCCGCATCATGGCCCATAAACCGGACACCAAACGGAGTCAAATAACGGTCAGCGATTTCCCCGTCCAAGGAAACGGTGCTCGCGAGTTCATAAAGATGCGGATCGTCAGGCGACCACAGTCGTGGGCCGGTGATTGCCATGGTCTGCTCGATTTCTTTCACGGCGTTGGCGCCAACTTCTTCTTTGGTGTCGAGCCTGACAACTTCCCGGCCCTCAGCATCAAGAATGACGCTTTGCAGGTTGAAGTTCTGCGCATGGGAACCCTGGTTCAGGACCCATGTCCGAATTCGAGCCAGCGTCGTGCCCCCGGACTGCTCTGCAGTTACCCATGTTCCGTTGCGCTGCACATGAAGCGAATGCAGGGCGACCAATGAGACGCTTCGGTAAATACCGCCATATCCTGGAACGTTCGTCTCATTGGACGGAGCGATGTTGGGATCCAGCACGTCATTTACCAGCACGGCGAGCTGGTTTTCCCCCCCAAACTTCAGTTGGTCTGTCATATCAAACCCGAACCCGGTGAAGCCTCCTACGTGCCGGCCCAGATGATGGCCGTTCATGTAAACGTCAGCCACCTGGAACACTGCCTTGAACTCTATCCACACGCGGCGGCCCCGCCAGCCCACAGGCACCTCGATCTCGCGGCGATACCAGCCCAGGCCGCGAAAGTGATCCGAGGAGCAAAATGGGTTATCAGGAGTTGCGTCCCAAGCGTGAGGAACCACCACCGTTTCCCACGCGCTGTCGTTGTAATTGGGCCGTTCCGCTCCGACAAATTCCGGTTCAATCCCCGCGCCGGGCGATCCCTGCCGTTTGAACCTCCAACCGGTATTCAGCGATTTTGAAACGCGGAGTTCAGGCCTGGCCCCTTCTCTGCCCGATTTATCCACGCCCGTATCAGCATTGCTCGCGCGCAACTCTTTCATCCCTGTGACGGCAACGCCGGCCACCGAGGATTCAATAAACTGTCTTCGCGAAATTCCCTTCCTGGTCACTGCGTTCCTTTCTCTTGTTATCTGGTCACGAATGAAGCCCAAACACCCGCTCCGCGTAGATCCGGCTCAGGCGCAAATCCTCTTCCAGCGGACGAGTAACCACGGTCTGGTCGCGATATGCGAGTTCAACAACAAGGAGCGGGTTCAGGTTGATTTCCCTGAGGTACGACGCTATCTTGGAGTAATTAATATCCCCACTTGTAAATGATTCAAGCCACAACTTATTGTGGGAATTCCTCAGGTGAAGGCTGGCGACACGGTGGCCAGCCTCGCGCAGCAATTCCATCGGGTCCTGGCCGCCCTGGTAAACCCAATCGATATCCAGACACACCCAGACATACTTTGGGTCGGTTTG encodes the following:
- a CDS encoding amidohydrolase/deacetylase family metallohydrolase, which produces MRKPSGANSLGKLKTRRYDLLLKGGHVIDPANCLNGKMDVAVTRGKIAAIAPDIMPTLAGKVVDVRGLYVTPGLVDIHVHIGYGGVPDNWYSPSARSHTPPFGVPADFMLTSGVTTVVDTGSAGAETFLREKEMVMDHARVRVLAFLNIVANGMNGGLEQTVDQRDPELCAEMIEKHRDVIVGVKTAHYWTVKPWDAGHPPWAAVDRALECGRLAKVPMMVDFWPRPPKRSYADLILRKMRPGDIHTHVFAQQFPIVLPNGRVNPIMWKARKRGVIFDVGHGAGSFWFRNAVPAVEQGFLPDSISTDLHSRSMVGAAQSMTNVMSKFLAMGMQLEDVIRRSTLNPALEINRPDLGTLSVGREADIAVLEKLDGDYSFADNGNARINGNVKLVARMTVRAGNILFDPSGLSMVEWRKARKQYFRTPKLGSSRPSTADNYPRV
- a CDS encoding tetratricopeptide repeat protein, with the translated sequence MNVLADPKLPDSGNRDPITLDADDLVVNPRAKRHQHQSRDLKSYLNVARESLRYYLNCNQAKFLESHIPICSRRGVFQISLISILASSLLCLPAMSIASEQTSITSLLKAAGTYETRQDYPAAEQAYLEALRRAPNDAEVLKRLGVLYLRENRFQQSIEMFRKVLSSHSDYPEANFYLGFSYYGVNDLTNAIQSFQRELATVHPHPRCRYYLALAYASKGQSDAAIAQLNKLVEENPKDADALYQLARLYMTAAFGAVQKLKGLDPDSFQFHALMGEIYSNEQNYPAAIKEYQLALEKRPQAAGIHNAMGVAYWASKHLVPARTEFLQALRESPEDPLINFYLGAIAVQQGEYQQSVPYLEKAQKGQPRMMQVHFLLGQSYAEMNKLQEAQEQLSLAVQLDADAPGPHYLLAQVYRKLNKNQESDREMAVYGRLWQEQKKRAFQDAQNIRAHEPDSGPTTTGSTATAPK
- a CDS encoding DUF4982 domain-containing protein, translated to MTRKGISRRQFIESSVAGVAVTGMKELRASNADTGVDKSGREGARPELRVSKSLNTGWRFKRQGSPGAGIEPEFVGAERPNYNDSAWETVVVPHAWDATPDNPFCSSDHFRGLGWYRREIEVPVGWRGRRVWIEFKAVFQVADVYMNGHHLGRHVGGFTGFGFDMTDQLKFGGENQLAVLVNDVLDPNIAPSNETNVPGYGGIYRSVSLVALHSLHVQRNGTWVTAEQSGGTTLARIRTWVLNQGSHAQNFNLQSVILDAEGREVVRLDTKEEVGANAVKEIEQTMAITGPRLWSPDDPHLYELASTVSLDGEIADRYLTPFGVRFMGHDAASGFTLNGVPIVLRGVDRRQDYGFLGDAVPDAIGVKDVQIMKDMGVNFVRTSHYPQDPAVLDACDRLGILVWEEVPNIKIHMYHAPLDEEANIYATRFPRGLMRNIKHQLKEMVERDRNHPSIVIWGFADDLSSYQYPQDFVELSDYTHTLDPARWTAGRCPHVTDIIDATTIDDLVQAHKEHPEKKFIWNEWGSFHCERGREGPALIRKGRSAVFADSETAIACEGYLMQWNALPWLGTAKWCMFDTGEVNGTATRTLWEPLDGNITLRWPFNDYFGVADMWRLPKEAYYLFQGEWAEKPMVHIVGHWTWPEDEGRSRKVRIYSNCDTVELFLNGKSLGMRGPATQEQVWKNFRTLVDQYSETEELRGQFTQERLPGSHLKHPPFVWDEVTYRPGTLLALGKKGNTTIRHQIRTAGPAKGIVLKPDRTSLVADGADVIFVEADVVDSAGTIVPTAQNWIAFSATGPGRLLGGTTEIDAITGIAAINVQSTGEPGELIIKASSPALESASLRVSAVR